One part of the Oncorhynchus clarkii lewisi isolate Uvic-CL-2024 chromosome 7, UVic_Ocla_1.0, whole genome shotgun sequence genome encodes these proteins:
- the LOC139414494 gene encoding interleukin-10-like, producing MSPCSLLLSLLLAAALQCEHAQCRRVPCSDRCCSFVEGFPVRLKELRTAFSTIRDYYEANDELETSLLDEGILHHLKSPVGCHAMDSILKFYLDTVLPTAMNNRTQNNNDFKSPIDSIGNIFHELKKEIVQCRNYFSCKKPFDINEFISSYEKMQDKGLYKAMGELDLLFNYIEEYLVSKRRKH from the exons AtgtctccctgctctctcctcctgtccctgctGTTGGCTGCAGCGCTGCAGTGTGAGCATGCCCAGTGCAGACGTGTACCGTGCTCCGACCGCTGCTGCTCCTTCGTAGAGGGCTTCCCCGTCAGACTGAAGGAGCTCCGCACCGCCTTCTCCACCATCAGAGACTACTAc GAGGCTAATGACGAGCTGGAGACATCCCTGCTGGACGAAGGGATTCTACACCACTTGAAG AGCCCCGTGGGGTGTCACGCTATGGACAGCATCCTGAAGTTCTATCTCGACACGGTGCTGCCCACCGCCATGaacaacagaacacagaacaacaaTGACTTTAAATCTCCCATCGACTCCATCGGAAACATCTTCCACGAGCTGAAGAAAGAGATCGTCCAATGC aggaactACTTCTCCTGTAAGAAACCGTTTGACATCAACGAGTTCATCTCCTCGTATGAGAAG ATGCAGGATAAAGGCCTGTATAAGGCAATGGGAGAGCTGGACCTACTCTTCAACTACATCGAGGAGTACCTGGTCTCTAAGAGACGCAAACACTGA